Proteins found in one Actinokineospora alba genomic segment:
- a CDS encoding flagellar basal body protein FliL: MSWQDELRTLDEELAAGRISADDYRVRRDQALAAAVSPGTPGPEQRPAEATQFVTPVSPPAEHADRTQAVSHQQPAQDRTQVVGSQGGNQVPNPEDTQIVSSQDRTQAVQWHATRPGDAERTQVVPGVPPQQHVGGYAPPMGHQQQQQHGGFGQYDDAISPPWAGSDFPPLAATGNPDWIRQGPEVFETEGKSSGGKIALIALAVVLVLGLGVGAYFMFFNKKSETPGPGPSTSAAAPTTTQRPKDDLEIADLPGSPEIAPEIAAFSDVETAKLLTEGELKAYQTATATKARLAVSKLGEGSQALVLTVLTGSPDLGATAVEALVQLQATYGMQPYTGTAPTGVKVTQIDASGTSPATIRGHYMHKKTLVRVQVYAPTMAEASKKFDDIMTTQLEELPADG; the protein is encoded by the coding sequence TTGTCCTGGCAGGATGAACTCCGCACGCTCGACGAGGAGCTCGCCGCAGGGCGGATCTCAGCGGACGACTATCGAGTTCGGCGGGATCAAGCGCTCGCCGCGGCCGTGTCTCCCGGGACCCCTGGTCCTGAGCAGCGTCCGGCCGAAGCCACCCAGTTCGTGACCCCGGTGAGCCCGCCTGCCGAGCACGCCGACCGGACCCAGGCGGTGAGCCACCAGCAGCCCGCCCAGGACCGCACGCAGGTCGTCGGCAGCCAGGGCGGCAACCAGGTGCCCAACCCGGAGGACACGCAGATCGTGTCGTCGCAGGACCGGACGCAGGCGGTGCAGTGGCACGCCACCCGCCCCGGCGACGCCGAGCGGACGCAGGTCGTGCCGGGAGTGCCGCCGCAGCAGCACGTCGGCGGCTACGCCCCGCCGATGGGCCACCAGCAGCAGCAACAGCACGGCGGCTTCGGCCAGTACGACGACGCGATCTCCCCGCCGTGGGCGGGTTCGGACTTCCCGCCGCTGGCGGCGACCGGCAACCCGGACTGGATCCGGCAGGGCCCTGAGGTCTTCGAGACCGAAGGCAAGTCCAGCGGCGGCAAGATCGCGCTGATCGCGCTCGCCGTGGTGCTCGTCCTCGGGCTGGGCGTGGGCGCCTACTTCATGTTCTTCAACAAGAAGAGCGAAACCCCGGGCCCTGGACCGTCGACGTCGGCGGCGGCGCCGACGACCACGCAGCGGCCGAAGGACGACCTGGAGATCGCCGATCTCCCTGGTTCGCCCGAGATCGCGCCGGAGATCGCCGCGTTCAGCGACGTCGAGACGGCGAAGCTGCTGACCGAAGGCGAGCTGAAGGCCTACCAGACCGCGACGGCCACGAAGGCCCGGCTCGCGGTGTCGAAGCTGGGCGAGGGCTCGCAGGCGCTGGTCCTCACGGTCCTGACCGGTTCGCCGGATCTGGGTGCGACCGCCGTGGAGGCGTTGGTCCAGTTGCAGGCCACGTACGGCATGCAGCCCTACACCGGCACCGCGCCGACCGGGGTCAAGGTGACCCAGATCGACGCGTCCGGCACCTCCCCGGCCACGATCCGCGGGCACTACATGCACAAGAAGACGCTGGTTCGTGTCCAGGTGTACGCGCCGACGATGGCGGAGGCTTCGAAGAAGTTCGACGACATCATGACGACCCAGCTCGAGGAGCTGCCCGCTGATGGGTGA
- a CDS encoding YybH family protein, producing the protein MANATVDEVIEAYREALTKFVEGDPEPVTGFYSTRDDVTLANPLGPPRRGPSDVRAAIAEAASGFAEGGPLRFDQVTFRVEEISRFVTPDLAYEHHLERVEGRVAASGDPVVIALRVTMIYRREEGEWKVAHRHADPITTARPLSTTIQS; encoded by the coding sequence ATGGCGAACGCGACCGTCGACGAGGTGATCGAGGCCTACCGCGAGGCGCTCACCAAGTTCGTCGAAGGCGACCCCGAGCCCGTCACCGGGTTCTACTCGACGCGGGACGACGTGACACTCGCGAACCCCCTGGGTCCGCCGCGCCGGGGACCGTCCGACGTCCGCGCGGCCATCGCGGAAGCGGCGTCGGGCTTCGCCGAGGGCGGCCCACTCCGTTTCGACCAGGTGACGTTCCGGGTCGAGGAGATCTCAAGATTCGTCACGCCGGACCTCGCCTACGAACACCACCTGGAACGCGTCGAGGGCCGCGTGGCCGCCAGTGGTGACCCCGTTGTCATCGCGCTCCGCGTCACGATGATTTACCGCCGCGAGGAGGGCGAGTGGAAGGTGGCCCACCGGCACGCGGACCCGATCACGACCGCCCGGCCGTTGAGCACGACGATCCAGAGCTAG
- a CDS encoding methyltransferase domain-containing protein has product MSEARFAEALSRLDENKQLRLPLRRGDILGRLALRFLWRRGIKWQVESNLAIRDALGTVREIADEQRSALAGVSAAVTEINDHSAASRDGLRAEIEDLRRSDQNMMAGLNQRLYAAIGSVRSEIGDLRLRVADKQEHAGQVEARLDAIENDLATLVATARESALRHARLDSFLDAARTNSVRAETLPGRPDFLELSVAALLDGPADLTRARRAEYLPMVRDARGQDAGAAVFDVAPGRGEWLEVLRGEGIPFVAASTNPVVVDHCAELGLTVRPDSALDTLAATPRRTLGAVTAFRYAERQTPEDLARFVEAAALALRPGGVLLVETPLAGADFHVDPFAIRPVHPTFARYLAEAAGFTKVEIREIPRTGVEHYCLIAWA; this is encoded by the coding sequence ATGTCGGAAGCACGCTTCGCCGAGGCTCTGTCCCGGCTTGACGAGAACAAGCAGTTGCGGCTGCCGCTGCGGCGTGGCGACATTCTCGGCAGGCTCGCGTTGCGTTTCCTGTGGCGGCGCGGCATCAAATGGCAGGTCGAATCCAACCTCGCCATTCGCGACGCGTTGGGAACCGTCCGTGAAATCGCGGACGAGCAGCGGTCGGCACTCGCCGGGGTTTCCGCCGCGGTCACGGAGATCAACGATCACAGCGCGGCGAGCCGGGACGGGCTGCGGGCCGAGATCGAGGACCTGCGCCGCAGCGACCAGAACATGATGGCCGGGCTGAACCAGCGGCTCTACGCCGCGATCGGCAGCGTTCGTTCGGAGATCGGTGACCTGCGGCTGCGGGTGGCCGACAAGCAGGAGCACGCCGGCCAGGTCGAGGCGCGGCTCGACGCCATCGAGAACGACCTCGCGACACTGGTCGCGACCGCGCGCGAGTCGGCGCTGCGGCACGCCCGGCTCGACTCGTTCCTGGACGCGGCCCGCACGAACTCGGTGCGGGCGGAGACGCTGCCCGGCAGGCCCGACTTCCTCGAGCTCTCGGTGGCGGCCCTGCTCGACGGACCGGCCGACCTGACCCGGGCGCGGCGCGCGGAGTACCTGCCCATGGTCCGCGACGCCCGCGGCCAGGACGCCGGGGCAGCCGTCTTCGACGTGGCCCCAGGGCGCGGCGAGTGGCTCGAAGTGCTGCGGGGCGAGGGAATCCCGTTCGTCGCGGCGTCGACGAACCCGGTCGTGGTCGACCACTGCGCCGAACTCGGCCTCACGGTCCGCCCGGACTCCGCGCTCGACACGCTGGCCGCGACCCCGCGGCGGACGCTCGGCGCGGTCACCGCTTTCCGTTACGCGGAACGGCAGACACCCGAAGACCTCGCGAGGTTCGTCGAGGCGGCGGCGCTGGCGCTGCGCCCCGGTGGGGTACTGCTGGTCGAGACACCGTTGGCGGGGGCCGACTTCCACGTCGACCCGTTCGCGATCCGGCCGGTGCACCCGACTTTCGCCCGGTACCTCGCCGAGGCCGCGGGCTTCACAAAGGTCGAGATCCGTGAGATCCCACGCACCGGGGTCGAGCACTACTGCCTCATCGCATGGGCGTGA
- a CDS encoding glycosyltransferase family 4 protein, producing the protein MGDPRPRRVLGCTVVAKFALPAAEVLAQSYLEHHRDHGFVIVVTDDDEPVLRVGPAGCRALGARGLLSDEAEFFRMATAYTADELVDAVKPFVLRALLADNDAVVCLDAMTRVFAPFTEAADHALDHGIVLTPHFLAPFPADGREPGHEVLEPLGAFDTRFIAVGREAQPFLDFWAERSRLGSAAPKPGRVSRNQASLDLVPALFRHTVLRDPGFAVAYWNLHDRKLATDGDVLTADGKPVRFIHFDGYSTKSPWLLTTRLPSRPRILLSELPVLRAVCDDYRDALIAAGHTERLRDDYRFGTFGFGTKLTPAMRSLFRHEWSRFARRELAPTPFATTKPKLPPHPFGDDAGDEFRRWLSSPATPAERSAGFNRLTTWVWGKRKDLQVAFPQPFSASAEGFRGWCRDHGTREARLPEWALPGDPAARVAPVDELGVNIAGYLTAELGLGEMGRIVLKAVEAAQIPVVSVVEEESLNGNVRTGLDHPETAGAPRFPVSILAVNADYTQLILDNHPDVGGGRYVIGLWAWELEDFPSTLHNAFGLVDEIWTVSDFCRTSIAQHTSVPVRTIPVPVIAPATNHRPERAPGDPVQFLFVFDFNSTGQRKNPWGAVTAFQRAFPNRSDVRLVIKATNGHLHAGAVERLRDVIGADDRVELMERYLSVEELDSLYADSHAYVSLHRSEGFGLTVAEAMARGMAVIATDYSSTTEFLDETVAWPIPYRMTDVGPGWLPYHAEGRWADPDLDAAAEAMRHIADDPAEAKRRGEAAREHILRTRSLDTAAQWMRDRITAAHEAWRLGERETVARPHVTDPLAQAHRILHSTPDAGAPSRLPLAPAMRKVVLRAMAHYDAHQRKVVGAVLTAVGEAVKDLNTRFTRTTAAQANRMEAIEAESAKRIDALADRIERIERSVRRNEEP; encoded by the coding sequence ATGGGTGATCCTCGCCCGCGGCGGGTCCTCGGCTGCACGGTGGTCGCGAAGTTCGCGCTACCCGCGGCCGAGGTACTGGCTCAGTCCTACCTTGAGCACCACCGCGACCACGGGTTCGTCATCGTCGTCACCGACGATGACGAGCCCGTGCTCCGGGTGGGTCCGGCCGGGTGCCGGGCCCTCGGCGCTCGCGGCCTCCTCAGCGACGAGGCCGAGTTCTTCCGGATGGCGACGGCGTACACGGCGGACGAACTCGTCGACGCGGTCAAGCCGTTCGTGTTGCGCGCGCTGCTCGCCGACAACGACGCCGTCGTCTGTCTGGACGCGATGACAAGGGTGTTCGCGCCGTTCACGGAAGCCGCGGACCACGCGCTCGACCACGGAATCGTGCTCACGCCACACTTTCTGGCGCCTTTCCCCGCGGACGGCCGCGAGCCGGGCCACGAGGTCCTCGAGCCGCTCGGCGCGTTCGACACGCGGTTCATCGCGGTCGGCCGGGAAGCGCAGCCGTTCCTGGACTTCTGGGCGGAGCGGTCCCGCTTGGGCTCCGCCGCGCCGAAGCCGGGCCGGGTCAGCCGCAACCAGGCGTCGCTCGATCTCGTGCCCGCGCTGTTTCGCCACACGGTGCTCCGCGATCCCGGTTTCGCGGTGGCGTACTGGAATCTGCACGACCGCAAGCTCGCGACCGACGGCGACGTCCTCACCGCAGACGGCAAACCGGTGCGGTTCATCCATTTCGACGGCTACAGCACGAAGTCGCCGTGGCTGCTCACCACCCGCCTCCCGAGCCGCCCGCGCATCCTGCTGTCCGAACTTCCGGTCCTGCGCGCCGTATGCGACGACTACCGCGACGCCTTGATCGCGGCGGGCCACACCGAGCGCCTGCGGGACGACTACCGCTTCGGCACGTTCGGTTTCGGCACCAAGCTCACCCCGGCCATGCGGAGCCTGTTCCGGCACGAGTGGTCCCGGTTCGCGCGCCGCGAGCTGGCGCCGACTCCGTTCGCCACAACGAAACCCAAGCTGCCGCCGCACCCGTTCGGCGACGACGCCGGCGACGAATTCCGCCGCTGGCTGAGTTCGCCCGCGACCCCGGCGGAGCGGTCGGCGGGCTTCAACCGGCTCACGACCTGGGTCTGGGGCAAGCGCAAAGACCTCCAGGTGGCGTTCCCGCAGCCGTTCTCCGCGAGCGCCGAAGGGTTCCGCGGCTGGTGCCGCGACCACGGCACGCGTGAGGCGCGGTTGCCGGAGTGGGCGCTGCCCGGTGACCCGGCGGCGCGGGTCGCGCCGGTCGACGAACTCGGCGTGAACATCGCGGGCTACCTGACCGCCGAACTCGGCCTGGGCGAGATGGGCCGCATCGTGCTCAAAGCCGTTGAGGCGGCGCAGATCCCGGTGGTCTCGGTCGTCGAGGAGGAATCGCTCAACGGCAACGTCCGGACCGGTCTCGACCACCCGGAGACGGCGGGCGCGCCCCGGTTCCCGGTGAGCATCCTGGCCGTCAACGCCGACTACACCCAGCTGATCCTCGACAACCACCCCGACGTCGGCGGCGGCCGGTACGTGATCGGCCTGTGGGCGTGGGAACTCGAAGACTTCCCCTCGACGCTGCACAACGCTTTCGGCTTGGTCGACGAGATCTGGACGGTCAGCGACTTCTGCCGGACCTCGATCGCCCAGCACACCTCGGTGCCGGTGCGGACGATTCCGGTCCCGGTCATCGCCCCGGCCACGAACCACCGGCCGGAGCGCGCCCCTGGCGACCCGGTTCAGTTCTTGTTCGTGTTCGACTTCAACAGCACCGGGCAGCGCAAGAACCCGTGGGGTGCGGTGACCGCCTTCCAGCGGGCATTCCCGAACCGGTCCGATGTGCGGCTGGTCATCAAGGCGACCAACGGACATCTGCACGCGGGCGCGGTGGAGCGGCTGCGCGACGTGATCGGCGCCGACGACCGCGTCGAGCTGATGGAGCGCTACCTCAGCGTCGAGGAACTCGACTCGCTCTACGCCGACAGCCACGCCTACGTCTCGCTGCACCGCAGTGAGGGTTTCGGGCTCACCGTCGCCGAGGCCATGGCGCGCGGCATGGCGGTGATCGCCACGGATTACTCGAGCACCACGGAGTTCCTCGACGAGACCGTCGCCTGGCCCATCCCGTACCGGATGACCGACGTCGGCCCCGGTTGGCTGCCCTACCACGCGGAAGGCCGCTGGGCCGATCCCGACTTGGACGCCGCGGCGGAGGCGATGCGCCACATCGCCGACGATCCCGCGGAAGCCAAGCGGCGCGGGGAAGCGGCCCGCGAGCACATCCTGCGCACCCGTTCCCTGGACACGGCCGCGCAGTGGATGCGCGACCGGATCACCGCGGCGCACGAGGCGTGGCGGCTGGGCGAGCGCGAGACCGTCGCTCGGCCCCACGTGACCGATCCACTGGCACAGGCCCACCGGATCCTGCACTCGACGCCGGACGCGGGCGCGCCGTCGCGGCTGCCACTCGCCCCGGCGATGCGCAAGGTCGTCCTGCGGGCGATGGCGCACTACGACGCCCACCAGCGCAAAGTCGTCGGCGCGGTGCTGACTGCCGTCGGTGAGGCGGTCAAGGACCTGAACACCCGCTTCACCCGGACGACAGCCGCGCAAGCGAACCGGATGGAGGCCATCGAGGCTGAATCCGCGAAGCGGATCGACGCGCTCGCCGACCGGATCGAACGGATCGAGCGGTCGGTCAGGCGAAACGAGGAACCGTGA
- a CDS encoding glycosyltransferase family 4 protein: MGVTSTGHHVMWSPLPPARSGIADYTYELLTALANEIDVDAVADSAAARVPSGVRLLSPDDARSADALPLYHMGNHAPAHEWIYEEAQARPGVVILHDTSLMDFHAQLLGGVHTEGFRDEVRHSHGPIWGAADDPALIDGWPAIDVDGVRTLDRATLTMERRLIERSHGVIVHDEFAARWLRERYPDVPVAVVPSGAPVLTDDSRRSATRAKLGWRDDDVVFGVFGGFNRIKRALVAVLAFAQIRRRWPQARLLICGHADDKAVLADVEATIAQLGVDNSVHIALSPAMDEFEDFFLCTDTVINLRWPTAGETSAVMMRAFGAGRAVITSDLPQHRHLDETFCTRVPTEPAAEAAALLAVMERAMLDPESTRAAGAAAQRYVESSASWPVVARRYREALEAMRAHRTDTEPAPVGVNVFADARATTGLAESARRHSLALVEAGVPMTFTEFNTRAPNRSLPVSRTLADLRSGKDYPIDLWLVNLNEFALIPPSALDRYTIGLWAWELPEVVSQTLTQLPRLDELWVLSSFVGEAFRTVTDIPITVVPCVVPEITGVTADRARFGIPDDGIAVLFTFSASSSDARKNPWAVVEAYRQAFPPEERGTKAHLVVKVVDLEVFPELGAALTEAVNSVGGTIISEHLTRHEMDTLLATCDVYVSLHRSEGFGLGMAEAMSLGKAVVATGFGGNTDFMPPGSAAVVGYRPRVISERDHRFGAAFGDWYQVGQMWADPDVGQAARWLRRLATNEPLRQDMGARAARAIREICSPQAVGAVMARRLAEIRLDQT; this comes from the coding sequence ATGGGCGTGACGTCGACCGGGCACCACGTCATGTGGTCGCCCCTCCCGCCCGCGCGCAGCGGCATCGCGGACTACACCTACGAGCTGCTCACCGCTCTCGCGAACGAGATCGACGTCGACGCGGTCGCGGACAGCGCGGCGGCGCGAGTCCCGTCCGGCGTCCGGCTGCTCAGCCCGGACGACGCCCGGTCAGCTGACGCGCTTCCCTTGTACCACATGGGAAATCACGCGCCCGCCCACGAATGGATCTACGAAGAGGCGCAGGCGCGGCCGGGGGTCGTGATCCTGCATGACACCTCGCTGATGGACTTCCACGCGCAACTGCTCGGCGGAGTCCACACCGAGGGGTTCCGCGACGAAGTCCGCCACTCGCATGGCCCGATCTGGGGAGCCGCCGACGATCCCGCGCTGATCGACGGGTGGCCCGCGATCGATGTCGACGGCGTCCGCACCCTCGACCGTGCGACGCTGACCATGGAGCGGCGGCTGATCGAGCGCAGCCACGGGGTCATCGTGCACGACGAGTTCGCGGCGCGGTGGCTGCGCGAGCGCTACCCGGACGTCCCGGTCGCCGTGGTCCCGTCCGGCGCGCCGGTGCTGACCGACGACAGCAGGCGGTCGGCGACCCGCGCGAAGCTCGGCTGGCGCGACGACGACGTGGTGTTCGGTGTCTTCGGCGGGTTCAACCGGATCAAGCGCGCACTCGTCGCGGTCCTCGCGTTCGCGCAGATCCGGCGGCGCTGGCCGCAGGCGCGGCTGCTCATCTGCGGGCACGCCGACGACAAGGCCGTGCTCGCCGACGTCGAAGCGACGATCGCGCAACTCGGTGTCGACAACTCCGTCCACATCGCACTGAGCCCGGCGATGGATGAGTTCGAGGACTTCTTCCTCTGCACGGACACGGTCATCAACCTCAGGTGGCCGACCGCGGGTGAGACGAGCGCGGTGATGATGCGCGCGTTCGGCGCGGGCCGAGCCGTGATCACCAGCGACCTGCCGCAGCACCGGCACCTCGACGAGACGTTCTGCACCCGCGTGCCCACCGAGCCCGCCGCCGAGGCCGCGGCGCTGCTGGCGGTCATGGAACGCGCGATGCTGGACCCGGAAAGCACTCGGGCCGCGGGTGCCGCCGCCCAGCGGTACGTCGAGTCGTCGGCGTCGTGGCCCGTTGTCGCGCGCCGCTACCGCGAAGCTCTCGAGGCGATGCGGGCCCACCGGACCGACACCGAACCTGCCCCCGTCGGCGTGAACGTGTTCGCCGACGCCCGTGCCACGACCGGGCTCGCCGAGTCGGCCCGCAGGCATTCGCTGGCCTTGGTCGAGGCAGGCGTCCCGATGACCTTCACCGAGTTCAACACCCGCGCCCCCAACCGGTCGCTGCCCGTCTCGCGCACGCTCGCCGATCTGCGCAGCGGCAAGGACTACCCGATCGACCTGTGGCTGGTGAACCTCAACGAGTTCGCGCTGATCCCGCCGAGCGCGCTCGACCGGTACACGATCGGCCTGTGGGCCTGGGAACTGCCGGAAGTGGTGAGCCAGACGCTCACCCAGCTACCGCGGCTCGACGAACTCTGGGTGCTGTCGTCCTTCGTCGGCGAGGCTTTCCGCACGGTGACCGACATCCCGATCACCGTCGTCCCCTGTGTCGTCCCCGAGATCACGGGCGTCACCGCCGACCGCGCGCGATTCGGGATTCCCGACGACGGCATCGCCGTGCTGTTCACCTTCAGCGCGTCGTCGAGTGACGCGCGGAAGAACCCGTGGGCGGTCGTCGAGGCCTACCGGCAGGCGTTCCCGCCGGAGGAACGCGGCACCAAGGCGCACCTGGTCGTCAAAGTGGTGGACCTGGAGGTGTTCCCCGAGCTTGGCGCCGCGCTGACCGAGGCGGTGAACAGTGTCGGCGGCACGATCATCAGCGAGCACCTGACCCGGCACGAGATGGACACCCTGCTGGCCACGTGCGACGTCTACGTCTCGCTGCACCGCTCGGAGGGCTTCGGCCTCGGCATGGCGGAAGCGATGTCGCTGGGCAAGGCGGTCGTCGCGACCGGGTTCGGCGGCAACACCGACTTCATGCCACCGGGTTCGGCCGCGGTCGTGGGCTACCGGCCTCGGGTCATCAGCGAGCGCGACCACCGGTTCGGCGCCGCGTTCGGCGACTGGTACCAGGTCGGCCAGATGTGGGCCGATCCGGACGTCGGCCAGGCCGCTCGCTGGCTGCGCAGGCTGGCCACCAACGAGCCGCTGCGCCAGGACATGGGTGCGCGGGCGGCGCGGGCCATCCGGGAGATCTGCAGCCCGCAGGCCGTGGGCGCGGTGATGGCCCGGCGTCTGGCCGAGATCAGGCTCGATCAGACGTAG
- the msrA gene encoding peptide-methionine (S)-S-oxide reductase MsrA — MPLFRRENSETALPGRDTPIVVSPAHAALPDRRIVPPFPAGTQRAVFGMGCFWGAERLFWQLPHVYSTAVGYAGGGTPNPTYEEVCSGRTGHAEVVLVVFDPAHISYATLLRTFWEGHDPTQGMRQGNDVGTQYRSAIYYTDDQQKATAEATAREYDQALRASGYGPVTTEIAELADFYYAEDYHQQYLHKVPNGYCGIGGTGVSCPIGTGVESAEG; from the coding sequence ATGCCACTCTTCAGACGGGAAAACTCGGAAACCGCGCTTCCCGGCCGAGACACGCCCATCGTGGTCAGCCCGGCCCACGCGGCCCTGCCCGACCGGCGGATCGTGCCGCCCTTCCCGGCCGGAACCCAGCGCGCGGTCTTCGGCATGGGCTGTTTCTGGGGCGCGGAACGACTGTTCTGGCAGCTCCCGCACGTCTACTCCACCGCGGTCGGCTACGCGGGCGGCGGCACGCCCAACCCCACGTATGAGGAGGTGTGCTCCGGCCGCACCGGACACGCCGAGGTCGTCCTGGTCGTCTTCGACCCCGCCCACATCTCCTACGCGACCCTGCTGCGCACCTTCTGGGAGGGCCACGACCCGACCCAGGGCATGCGGCAGGGCAACGACGTCGGCACGCAGTACCGCTCAGCGATCTACTACACCGACGACCAGCAGAAAGCGACGGCGGAGGCCACGGCCCGCGAGTACGACCAGGCCCTGCGCGCGAGCGGCTACGGCCCGGTGACCACGGAGATCGCCGAACTCGCCGACTTCTACTACGCGGAGGACTATCACCAGCAGTACCTCCACAAGGTGCCCAACGGCTACTGCGGCATCGGCGGCACGGGTGTGAGCTGCCCGATCGGCACCGGTGTGGAGAGCGCCGAGGGCTAG
- a CDS encoding alginate O-acetyltransferase AlgX-related protein, giving the protein MTAEQRDWTLPKLHEAWLPREHPLHRPRHGGKQVGALICAAIFFAAPLLSLGVGARPAEIENRPLAQFPSPLAGWSFFTSLPAWATDHLVFRDDAIAISDGVSRGVFGEPPVLGKRGGSDNPLDTGQVPRTDFDTSTIPRVVEGKEGWLYLGEEVVARCKQSLPMHETLAQVRKLKDGIEASGREFVLAIAPDKLTISPKYLPERYPGKDCVQRTTDEFWNLYRNEDYVLDLREPLRNREIELGSPVYPSLDAHWGDEGGLLMTKAIAEHLRPGISKGWVVKPGEPWRAPADLPPLIGRSGDIDGRFYTVKPDGIRDQARNIPQDFNTPLHLATTSGPGTFGRKVGMLGDSFTIRSKRYLGAVFGDITLLHYGTLHNKGRQQAMEMLADSDVVVLEIAERVLTTGNVVVFTPEVADEILSELSARPKR; this is encoded by the coding sequence GTGACCGCCGAGCAGCGCGACTGGACCCTGCCCAAGCTGCACGAGGCCTGGCTGCCGCGCGAACATCCGCTGCACCGGCCGCGCCACGGCGGCAAACAGGTGGGGGCGCTGATCTGCGCCGCCATCTTCTTCGCGGCGCCGCTGCTCTCGCTCGGTGTCGGCGCCCGCCCGGCCGAGATCGAGAACCGGCCGCTGGCGCAGTTCCCGAGCCCGCTCGCCGGGTGGAGCTTCTTCACCAGCCTGCCCGCGTGGGCGACCGACCACCTGGTGTTCCGCGACGACGCGATCGCCATCTCCGACGGCGTCAGCCGGGGTGTCTTCGGCGAACCGCCCGTCCTCGGCAAGCGCGGTGGCTCGGACAACCCGCTCGACACCGGGCAGGTTCCGCGCACCGACTTCGACACCAGCACCATCCCCCGGGTGGTCGAGGGCAAAGAGGGCTGGCTCTACCTCGGCGAAGAGGTCGTCGCACGGTGCAAGCAAAGCCTTCCCATGCACGAAACCCTCGCGCAGGTGCGCAAACTGAAGGATGGGATCGAGGCGAGCGGGCGCGAGTTCGTGCTGGCGATCGCCCCCGACAAGCTCACCATTTCGCCCAAGTACCTGCCCGAGCGCTACCCGGGCAAGGACTGCGTCCAGCGGACCACCGACGAGTTCTGGAATCTCTACCGCAACGAGGACTACGTCCTGGATCTGCGGGAACCGCTGCGGAACAGGGAAATCGAACTCGGCTCGCCCGTGTACCCGTCGCTCGACGCACACTGGGGTGACGAAGGCGGCCTGCTCATGACGAAGGCGATCGCCGAACACCTGCGGCCCGGCATCAGCAAGGGCTGGGTGGTCAAACCCGGTGAGCCTTGGCGCGCGCCCGCCGACCTCCCGCCGCTCATCGGCCGGTCCGGCGATATCGATGGCCGCTTCTACACGGTGAAGCCCGACGGAATCCGTGACCAGGCGCGAAACATTCCGCAGGATTTCAACACACCGCTGCATCTGGCGACGACTTCCGGCCCCGGGACTTTCGGGCGCAAGGTCGGCATGCTCGGCGACTCGTTCACAATTCGGTCGAAGCGCTATCTGGGTGCCGTTTTCGGCGATATCACCCTTTTGCACTACGGAACGCTGCACAATAAGGGCAGGCAGCAGGCGATGGAGATGTTGGCCGATTCGGACGTCGTCGTGCTCGAGATCGCCGAACGCGTGCTGACGACCGGCAACGTCGTGGTGTTCACCCCCGAGGTGGCCGACGAGATCCTGAGCGAACTCTCGGCCCGCCCGAAGCGCTGA
- a CDS encoding SHOCT domain-containing protein has protein sequence MDWHEEIRRLDTALSRGEITAAEHRKRRDEVLAEASGGASGPRLLHRPGQVAAPEAPEHTVVIDAAQAAGNPQPELHHPPRSDRSWSGPIDGADVFSVQSKSGTGRGVLTSMVVLLGLAIVGAGLWWFLLGNDRASSAPPPASAPPTSAAPWGTDRLPNPTDALFSTTAVLTPQQALDNGFVRADDVESMKAAGVEKVYFRAVTENGLVYHLFAFQTAGKTGGGDLAANLLQGAKADVDGLPDGVNAARAEAPGALVLEATYGTDQGAVRIVVARQGEIDEPLMTTELRDAVRVTVGSLGVR, from the coding sequence ATGGACTGGCACGAAGAAATCCGGAGACTCGACACGGCACTGAGCCGTGGCGAGATCACCGCCGCGGAACACCGCAAACGACGTGACGAGGTCCTCGCCGAGGCTTCCGGCGGCGCGAGCGGCCCAAGGCTGCTGCACCGCCCCGGGCAGGTGGCCGCACCGGAGGCGCCTGAGCACACCGTGGTCATCGACGCCGCGCAGGCCGCGGGCAACCCCCAGCCCGAGCTGCACCACCCGCCGCGCTCGGACCGCTCGTGGTCCGGGCCCATCGACGGTGCCGACGTCTTCTCCGTGCAGTCGAAGTCCGGCACCGGGCGCGGGGTGCTCACCTCGATGGTGGTCTTGCTCGGTCTCGCGATCGTGGGCGCCGGACTCTGGTGGTTCCTCCTCGGCAACGACCGCGCCTCCTCCGCTCCCCCGCCCGCCTCTGCCCCGCCGACCAGCGCGGCGCCGTGGGGGACCGACCGGCTGCCGAACCCGACCGACGCCCTGTTCTCCACGACCGCGGTGCTGACCCCCCAGCAGGCGCTGGACAACGGGTTCGTCCGCGCGGACGACGTCGAGTCGATGAAGGCCGCGGGTGTCGAGAAGGTGTATTTCCGCGCGGTCACCGAGAACGGGCTCGTTTACCACCTGTTCGCGTTCCAGACCGCGGGCAAGACCGGCGGCGGTGACCTCGCGGCGAACCTTCTCCAGGGCGCCAAGGCCGACGTGGACGGTCTTCCGGACGGTGTGAACGCGGCGAGAGCCGAAGCGCCGGGGGCGTTGGTGCTGGAGGCGACGTACGGCACCGACCAGGGCGCCGTGCGGATCGTCGTGGCACGGCAGGGCGAGATCGACGAGCCGCTGATGACCACGGAACTGCGCGACGCGGTCCGGGTCACCGTGGGTTCTCTAGGAGTGCGGTGA